aacaactaaggtgcagcaatgatttgatgcttcttatctctctcctttcttctctctcccaatgtccatctgtcacacacacacacacaaagtaacaAAGGGTATTATGTTTACTCTGACTCCAGGTCTCACCTCCAAACTCACCTCCCAGAAAGGAATGGAGGCAGCGTCCCAGGCCACCCTCTGAGCAACTCAGCAGTTCTGTCTCCGGGAGCAGCACTGCCCGTCTCAGCTGGCATGTGGGATAGAGATGGGAGGGCTGAGCGCATGAACATGCTCCTCAATATGCAGAGAGCACAATCTCAGGAGGGACTGCTCACTCTCAGATCCTATGCTCTCTGGGTGCTCTGGGCCTATTTAGCAAGGGTCAAGGTACTCTATGCTGTGAAGCATCCTTGGGAGGAATAAACGTGCTCCTGGCTCTTTTCCAGTCCTATGGTTGGGGAGGATGAATCGGCCTGGGCCTTGCCCATTTCCTAGGATTAGCTGGCATTCAGGTCTCTACTGCACCCACTATTGCCCACCATCGTGGGGTCACACAGAAAATGGTAATCAGCTGGTACATTCAAGTTTACTGGGAAGTGCCACAAATCTTTGACTCTCCCTCAACCTTGGCCTGTTAATAAAACAGAGCCTGAATGGTAGAAGGTAAGACTAACAACCCATGGAAACAAGCTGAACGCTAGGGCACTGATGACTGATTTTTTGGGACCCAAACTAAGATTGTGTAAGTGTGTATCTTGTGAATTTGGCTGCTGGGATTTCATTTGTTCAGCCTCTccaagtatcttttttttctctttttaagattttatttattcaccctaatcaggcagtggcacagagaatagagcatcggactgggacgcagtggacccaggtttgaaaccctgtggtcactggtttgagtgtgggctcaccagcttgggcacggggccgctagcttgagcatggggtcatagatatgacccatggtcactggcttgagcaagaggggcCACTCATTCTACTggagcctccccaccccaccccattaaggcacatatgagaaagcaatgaacaactaaggagactaaggagttgcaacaaagaattgatgcttctaatccctttccctgtctgtccctctctgtcaaaaattagagaaaaaataaatgattcattttagagaagggagaatgAAGGGGGGGAAGGAACAGATCCTTCTTTATTAGTGCCTGTGTCAAGggcactatctcatttaatccccccCCCAACAATACCTGAGGAAGGACTGCCAACCGAGGAAGGTGCAACTAGCCTCCAACTGGATGGGAGACCTCTGGGAGCCTAGCAGGACTTCCCCAAGGGGGCATGAAAGACAAGACTAAACTGGTGCTCAGCTCTAAATGCTGGGGTGCTGCTTACTGGCCTAATGGGCCCCAAATCTACAAGTGATTTCAGCAGGTCTGGGTCAGGGCCCAGAATCTGTAAATTTGTTCAAGAAGCTTCCCAGGTACTAATTTGGAGACTTTGCAACTTCTATCTTTCCTTACCAGTCTGTTATATTGGTCTTCCCTTACTTAGTAAATGTTCCCTTGAAGGAGGCCTAGTTCTCATGGGCAGACTGACCAGTGCATCCAAAGCTGGCTGGTGGGCCCAACTCCAAACACTGCCCTGAAGAGCAGCAGAAGGTCCAGGAAGAGGTGGGCGTGACAGAGGCCACACGCCCCGGCCGGCCCCCTCACTCTGTAAATGAAGGCAGGTGCTCAGCCCTGGGTCTCGCCCTTTCCTCCCTGCTCACTGTAACATACTGCACGTGAATCTGAGGGACACGGCATTCCACTGCAGAGAGGGGCCCTCAAATTTGTCTCagctttcctcctcctccactaaTGGCCAGGACCCAACATGATACAGAAAACATGGAAGCAGAAATTCCTTTAATCACAGGGTGAAGTCCTCAATCAGGGGGACCTCACTCAACCTTTGGTGGTGGGGTCTCAGCCTATCCCCACATGCCCTGAGGCCCCTCAGGAAGGAAGGAGCAGCTGCACAGTGAATTCTGGCAGGGGCCAGGGACAGGAAATGGGGCAGCCCAGGTCAGGGGGCGGAAGCAGGACACTGACAGGTGGAATGAAGCTGAATGGGCCTGAACGCTTCACACGTGCGCTTCCACCTGGGGGCAGGCTGAGGTGGCTGTGCCGTGGGCAGAGCGGCACCAGGAGGACTGTGAGCAGGAGGGGACAACAGGGAAAGGAGCACTTAGGAGATGAGACGACTGTGGAGCTGGTGCAGCTGCTCCTGGGTCAGCACCAGCCGGTGTCGCTGTCCGAGGCCAGCCGCACACGAGAAGGTCACTTTGCCCATGTAGACAGTGTCGTCCTGTTGCTCCTCCTTGGCCTGGGAGTTGGTGAGAAGAGACCCCCCACCAAGTCAGGGGCTCACTTGAACCGTGTGCCACTGATGGTATCCCTGAGCCTGAAGCCAAGACAGCCTCTGGACAGATTTGGGGCTCCTGGTCTATGGTGATCACATTTTCCAAATCAAAATTGGGGTACACAGTCTGACAAGGCAGTTTTGAGCCCTCCTTGTATCAAAAGTCACAGAAGTAGTTAAACTACTAAAATAGTGGACTTTCTGGAAGTAGAACTCTTGAGACTTGGCCGGATAACTCAGAATGTGCACATGTTGGACCTGAGACCCCTGAGGTCTCTTCaaattctgggggaaaaaagggaaggaCCCCAAGCCTCCACACTGCCTTCCCTCCCCATGCTTCATCTTACCCTGAGGAAGGCTGAGGAAGGGAACGTGGCAAAGTCAGTGGGGACTGTGGCTCCAGAATGCTGCGATATGACCTCCTTGAGGACCTCATCCTGATGGCAGAAGAGGGGAACAGGGGTCATTTAGGGGAGCCACAGGCTAGCCCAGTACCCCCCAGTTTCTCAGGGACACTAATACAGGAGCAGCGACCCAGTCCTCTCTATCCCCAAACTTCTGCTCTCACCTCCAACTCCATGCCCACCCTAacatcttcattttatatattctgaTCCTCTATGGCCCTACTCAGATTCTACGGACTCAGGGAAGCCACCCAACCATTCTACTTTGCGGTGGCCTCAGCTCCGACAGAAGCTGCACCTGAACCACACACTCTAAAGATGATCCTGCTCAACCCTTTTTGTTGAAGAGAATCTGCCTTCTGTTTGCACTGAGACAGTGAGCATCCAAGACAGGACCCTGCCTTCCCATCTGCTGCCCCCACAACATCGCGTAGCACAGGCCTGGGCCACGGCACCCCGAGAATGCCCGTGGGAATGACTGTGCTGAGGTCCACCGGGGAATGctctagagcaggcgtccccaaactgcggccccctaaggccatttatccagcccccactgcacttctggaaggggcacctctttcactggtggtctgtgagaggaccactgtatttggcagccctccaatggtctgagggacagtgaactggccccctgtgtaaaaagtctggagacccctgctctagagcaaacTCTGTAGGGTGAGGGAGGGCAGGGTCAGAGCTGACCTTGAGCTTCTCGATGGTGTCACTTAGGGACTTGAGCTGAGCCACGTGCTCCAGGAACTGGGCTGATGGGCTCTTGGCAGCTGTGGGGAGAAAAGGCTGGTGAGGCCACGAAGGCCAGGCCGGTGGTTGTCTCAGATTAAGGATCAGCAGTGCAGGTACTGTACCCTCTTATGGAGGAGGCACATACGAAAGGATGAACCAAGCAAACTGAACACTGAGGCCAAAGAGCAGTGTGGGAGCTGCCTGGGCAGGGGCCACATCCTCGGGCAAGGGGAGTCAGTGTGTCATTCACGTCCAGGGTTGGCAGGTCCATACCAGggttgctgcgagtgatgtctaCAACATGGGTGTGTGTGCTCAGCTGATTCAACGTCTCCAGCAGCTGGCTCGTCTTACGGTACAGCGCTCCAGCGGCTAACTCACTGCCAGGGACCTCATGGGGCGGAAGGGAGAGCTTTGCCACATGCAGAGGGCGCAGGGCTGCTAAGGAAGCCTTCATCTGGGCGCCCTGTGAGGGAACCAAAGAGGGTGGTGTTAAGAAGTGATAGAAGGTCCTGCCGTCTATCATCGATAGGACAGGTGTGCCTCACCTCCACCCCAGTCCTCGCTGTGACCCTCACCTTGAGGATACTGTTCTCATGCTGGAGCTGGGAGATGTGCAGCCTCATGGCAGAGATCTGCTGCAGCAGCAGCGGTGAGTCCTTCACCAGCCCCGGGCCCGGCAATGACCCTGGCGCCTGCCCAGGGGCGCCTCCTGTAGTGTCACACTGTCATCAGTCTCAGGTGGCTCAAGGTGGGCTCCACCCCTGCTCATCCGCATTCCTTATCTCCTCCCACCTCCAGTCCTGGCTGCTCCCAAGGGCAAAGTCTTGCCTGCTCCCGAAGCCCCACTTCCCATCAGCCCTGGCAACCCCAGCATGGTCTCTACCTCGCTGCTGTTCTTCTGTGCTCGGGAGAGCCAGTGGGGagcaggaaaagaggagagaggaattAGGGGACCTGGAAGTTAGGGGGACACACCAGAGGAATCCTGGACACTCCCTGCAGGAAAACCCTTTTCCTGATCACTACACCTTGTCTAACAACTCTacctccaccctccacctttGAGGGAAGAGCAAAcgtgaaagaaagacagaaaagtgaGGCCATGAGACGGGGAGTGACGTGCAAGCAAGAGGCAGTGAGCGTGTGCACTGAAGGAAGCACGTGGGGCCTGAGGCTgctcctgcctctctgcctcacaCTCCGTCTTCAGCAAGGGCAGAGGGGACACTGCTGAGACCTCACTGTGTCTGTACCCTGACCTCTGCCCGGCAGCGAAGCTGAAGGACACAGGTGCATCCCTGTGCTCCTCAGGTTCCTCACTGCTTAGAGGCAAAATATACCCTTTTTTGGTGGGAAGGTTCATAAATTTAGAACCAGTATTTGTTTAAGGAGCCTATGCTAAAACGATACACTGAGGTAATTCTGAAGATCCCTCCCCCAAGGACAGGACCAATCTGTGCCACGGGAGTCTACAATCAAGACGGCACTTGACCACCTCCCAAGATCAAGAGTGCCAGTGACAGGGGCTTTGATGAGGGCAAGACCCTAGATGAGACCAGCTGACAAGACAGGTACAGTAGGGGAGGTCCACAGACCATGAGGCCTTAATTCTAGAGTTTGCCTCCTGGAGGTGAGAAGGGCTAGTGAGAAACTGAAGAGAGAACAATAAACTCTAGGGCAGATAAGAACTAAGATGGCAGCAGCCAACTCCTTGGTCAGGACACTGGCACTAAGCCTGGAAACCAAAAAATAACCCCTCGTGAGCCCTGACCACACCACAAGACCAAGCAAAGGCCAGAACACAAGCCCCAGTAAAACTGGGGGACTGGCCATGGAAGAGACAGCCACACCACAGGGCGAAGCCACGTTGAGCTCTGTGGGGAAACGTGCCCAAACAGAAGAGCAATCGGGGGTAGCATGAGGCCCTGCCGGACACCACAGCAGTCAGCCCAGCCACTGCAGGCCGAGGACCCTCTGGGGCACAGGGCTGGGTCAGAAAGGCCAGACTGCAGACCCAGAAGCAACACCTACAGTCCTCACAGTTCCCAGCTACACTGACAATCTGGTAACGCCCCAGCTTGGTCAGGGACTTGGGACATATCTTCGGGAAAAGTAAAACTTGGGTGAAAGTGGCCAGAGCAAATAGGCAAGCACACTCCTGGCTGAACGCCCAGGGGTAAGAAGGGGGCAGAACTCAAACTGAAGCCAAGGACAAGAGGGAGGCCATTCAGTCTCCTGCAGGCCAGTGCTGCCTGCCCACTCACCACCAGCAATGCCAGAGACCAGGGTAGCAATCCCCGAGGGAGTGGGCCCCCGGAGCCCCTCAATCGTGCGCTTGGACTGGCTGTTCAGCCGCTGCTTCAGCTCTGCCTTCTCTGCCTCCAGCTGGTCgatgtcagcctggagtgcatcCATCGTCTCCTCAAACTCTCTGCGAAAGAGAACCTGGGCTTGGGCAGTGTCCCCTCCCTATGACCCCACTCTACTTCTCAGTCTGACAGGTCCTCGGAGTAACCCTGCTGGTGAGGACCAAGGGCAAAACGGACTCAGATTGGAGTGATTTAATGGGTTGGCAGTGGACAAGGAAAATGGCGTCTGTTCCCTGGGGGAGTCTGTGAGAGGGCCTGGGTAGGGGACAGATTAGGAAGCAGAGAGCTGCTGACGGGAGGGAGGGCTGAAGCAAGCAGGGCCAGGGAAGTGCCTGACTTCTCCTTCTTCCGCAGCAGTGCCTGGGTCTCCTCCAGCCGCGTCTGGACTTTCTCGATACGCTCATCTGCATCCTTGGCAGCGCTGTCCAGCTTCTTCTCCAGGAGGCTCAGCCGCACATTGGCCTCGCTCAGCTCCTCCCCCTGGACAAGGGCAGAGAGCTTCTAgttgctctctctcctcccaagGTCTCTCAGAGACCCAGGACAGACTATAAGATAGAAAGCTCCTTAGGGGACCACAAGAGCTCCCACTGAGCACAGGTGCCTCTTCTTTATTCACCCCAACCCATCTTAGTCCTGATCCCCACCCAGTCACTATTGCCCTGTGCCCCCCACTACTTCCGGCCCCCAGGTCCTGAGCCTACTCTCCCCTCACCTTGATCTTCAGTGACTTCTTCAACTCCTTGATAACTGTCTCTCGATCTTCAAGCTTCAAGCCCAAGCCTTCAGCATCTGTGATCTCTGCACGAAGGGCTGCAGCCCGCAGCTCAACAGGGGGAGGCTAAGGGCCGAagtgggggcagagggcaggggtggCGAGAGGACATCACCAACATGCTGCTTTCAGAGCAGGACGATGCCTTCTAAGCAGGATGGTGCTCTCCAGactccttcctccacctcccagccctCCCACAACCAGCAGCAGCTCTGCAAACCCTGCTCCCCCAGGCCACAGAAGCCCCTCTACGGAGCTCCCACCCACCTTGCCGGGGGGCCGCTCTGCATCATACTCTCCCTCCTGCATAGCTGTGGCCAGCTTATTCATGGTACTGATGAGGATGTTGCATGACTGACGCAGACACTCGTAGGGGCTGCTGGAGGGGCTCCCATAGATCTGCAGGAGCCAAGGGCAGGAGTGAGAATCTCACGCTGGCCACCTGACTCCCCTACCACCTCTGCCCAGCCATTGAGGCCCACCTGCTCGCTTGCTTTGAATGCCAGCTCCTCTAGGGCAGCCACAGGCAGTCCCTCATTCTCCGCCAGTGGGGCAATGAGCTGGGCGGCGGCAGCTGCCACCTCCTGCAGCACAGCCACCACCCATGTCAAGTGTTTCCTGCAGTCAAGGAGTGTGTCGGATACCTGTACAACAGGCCAGAGTCAAGAGGCCACCGGGTCCAGCGCCACAGCTCCCAGCCACCTCAAAACTGTtcttgtccctgtccctgtccagaTCCAGATCTTGGTGCACTAGATCCCTCCTGGTCCAGCTcagcttccttcccttccccctcacaGCCTTAAACCTGTGGTCCAAAGGCCAGTGCAGCTGggatcccaggagcatctgtcCCTGGCATTCGCCTTCGGATCTTCTTGCAAAACTGGCGGATGTCACTGCACGATGTTTCTAGGTCCCGGAGCAAGAGGGCTATATCTGAAGCCTCCTGTCCGCCCTACTCAGGGAATAGGAAATGGATAGGGAGCCAAGTCAGCTTTAGGGCTGGAGGTGAGGAAGGGGAACTAAGAAGGCAGAGGAGCTCAAATAGATCCAGGTGTGTTCTCACCTGCAAGAAGGCACGCAGTCGTCCCACCTCTACGCCCATGCAGTCCAGGGCGCTCTGGGTAAACTGTGAGGACAGGAGCATGTGCTTGTCAGTACCCAATGGGAGCCCCTCTGCCCCTCATCATCTCTAAGAAGTCTCCACCCTCTGCTGACCCTCACACATAAGTGGGTTCTCTGGCTTCCCTGATCTGGCATTTGTAACCCAGTTAAGGTCTTATGTGACACCCTGAGGGCCAGATCTCTTGACCTGATGGCCTCCGTTTCTGATCTCTACAGGGGGCTCAACCACCAGCCCAGACATTCACCTTGATGTGGTCGGCCAACTGCATGGTGCTGTCCTCGGGCTGTTCAGCGAGGTGGATGCTGTACAGATGCTGAGAGATGACAGAGAAACAGCCTTCAGGTCTTAAAAGGATGCAGTTCTTCCCCAGTCACCACGGGACTCCAGAGGTACTACCCGAAACCTCCCAGGGCTACATCCTGAGGCAAGTTCATCTACAACAAGCTGAGCCTCAGGCACACAACTTGGGCTATGCTGGCTACAGCCCAGAAAGAgaacccttccctccctcctgcaccaAGTCGAACCCTTGCCCCAGACCTGGTAGTACTTGATGGCCTTGGTGAGAGGCTCAACATTGACAGTCTCATCCAGCTGGTCCTTGTGCAGCAGCTCAATGAGGAAGTCCAAGGAGCGCTCATGAGCACTCATCTCAGGGTAGAGGCTGCCCACCTTCTTATACACATCCACACTGCACTGAGAGAGAGCACTAGAGACCAGAGAAGGGCCCTGTGAGGCCGGCTCTGCCAGGCAACTTCAGTTCCAGCCAATCTGGAACCTGTGGCCTTGAATGGGGGTCAAGAGTCACTTACTGCTCATAGCGGTGGAGTGTGGCCTGCAGCAGGCTCAGCGAGTACACCATCCCAGCAGCAAAGCTGAGCTGCTCCCCCACAGCTCCTCGGAGCCCGGGCCGCTCTGAACAGTTCTCGCTTAGGTCAAACTTCTCCTGGGCCTGCTTCCGGATCAGCTCTGCCTGTAGGAAGAAGTGCCAGGGACCTGGGGCTTAGAGCAGAGGATGGAGAACACAGACTCAGGAATACAGAGCACAGAGCTGAGCAACTATGGGGTTGGGAGCAGATAAAACAGAAATAGCTCTTAGACAGGCAAGAAGTCTCCCATGGGGAACGGGCAATAACATGGTGAATACTGGTGGCTATGAGGATTTGAGATATGGGGATGAAAGGACAGGGGACCAGTGGGACCAAGCTCTTTCCTGCAAGCCTAAAGCTGCTTGCTGCTCCTGCTACCCTCCCAATGGACTGCTATCCTGACAGTTATCCCCCCACTGATTCCTAgtcatctctgggtctcagctcaAATGTTATTCCTTCAGTTACACTCCTCCACCTAAATCAGCTCCCCACCTGTGCTCTCTCAAAGAAGCTACCCCCTTCCTAAAGAGCCATCTGTAATATTCATCTCTCTGCAACAGTGTTGACTACAATCCTCCACTACATCATAAACTCTTTGTGAGCAGGGATGCTGACTGCTGGCTTCACTCGGCTTCCTCAAGGCCTGGTTCATAACAGCAAGTTCACAGGTTCCTGCTGAACGTATGACTGACTGGCATACCTTGCAAATGAGACGAGGCATGAGCAGCAGCACCAGGACGCAGTCATGGTCCCCACCTGGCCGCAGAAAGCTATCGGGCATGAAGGCTGTCAGCAGGGACATGTGCCGATTGGCCTGGGTCACTTCCATCTGCCTCAGTTCCATTTCAATTGCCTATGAGGTGGACAGGAAGGCAGGCTCTCAGCCAGGCTGGAGAGAGTCCCAGACCCACCATGCATTGCTCCACCAGGTCTCCTGCTTCTAGGATAAGCCCAGGCCAAGAGTCTTCCAAACCACCACACAAAGCACCACTTCTCCAGGTGCTCCATGCCTGATCAGCCCACAGCCACACTGAAGCTGGGCTCCCCTACACTCTCCCCTCTCCAGTCTACTCGCTTTCCTGACCTTGGCATGGGCCTTCGTCTCAGCAAACTTGATTTTGAAGTCAAAAGTCTCTGGGGGCGGCTGCTGCTGCCGCTCCACAGAAGCTTCCTGCTGGTTTGTCAGCTCCCGATTCACATCCTGAGAGCAGAAACAAATAGGGAGGCAGCTCGGTCAggagggagccctgagtgaaCAAGGGGGAGGGCAGGGTGAACAGGCACCTGCAGGTGGGCGGTCAGCTGGCGGTATTTCTTGATGGTTTGCTGGTAGTCTGCAACCGTCTCCTGGGCTGCCTCCACACGCTTCTGGGCCTCCCGCACCCGGGCGCCGGCCATGTCCAGCTGCTCCCGCAGCTCCAGCTCTGTCTCACGTGCGTTCTCCTGCAGCTCATCATTCATCTCATTCATCGCTTCCTGGGAGACCATGAGGGAGTTGGGGCAAAGGATAGGCAGGCCAGCATGCGTCCACTCACCATACACCCTGCTCACAGGTCAGTGGTCATGTGTCAGTCCCTCTCTCAGCAAGTCCCTTTAAACACCCTCCATCCGGGTCAGAAGTCAGGGTCTGCTCTCCTCTTACCAAGTCCCCCACGGTCTCTCTCAATTCCCGCACTTTCTCTTCCAGATTCAGGTTCCGGTCTGTCAGCATCTCCACCatctcctcagcacccagagcagcATCCACCTGTGTCACAAGGCAGGAATGGTGAGGAGGGCCGTGATGGGCACCTAGAAAGAGGGGACACCTACAGGAGAGTCTGAGGGGGCCCGGGGGGGGGGACCCTTGGCAAGGGGCCGGGCTCCCCAGACCTGCTCTTTGAGCTCATCAATGGTGCTCTCTGCCTGGCTCAGCTCCTCCTGCAGACGCTCCCGCTGCTGCCGCACAACTTCCAGCTCTTGGTTCTTCTTTTCCATGAGCTTTTGGAGTTTCACATGCTCCTGCTTCTCTGAAGAAGAAAGGTCTCGCATCCTGTGGGACGCGGGGAGAGAAGGGAGCGTGGCAGTCACTGGGTGATGGGTGCTCTAATGCGTCTGGACAGGAGCGGGTTCCAGAGCCGTGGAGCGAGGAGCCCTACCTCACCAGGGCGTCCTTTAAGCGCGCATTCTGCTCCTCAAGCTGCTTGAGCTGGTAACTGGACGCAGCCCCATCTGAGCCTGAGGGAAACCATTAACACTTTCAGACATGATTCAACCCCACCATCTGTTCCCCAGCAGCTCCTGGCCCCTTACCCTTCTCTTCAATCTCAGCCTTGAGAATCTCCAAGTCAGTGGTGAGCTCATCCACACGCTCCTTCAGCACCTCCACCTCCTGCTGCAGGGACTCAGCCCGCTCTTCAGCCATCTCCTTGTCCAAAGTGGCCATCTCGATGGCATCGGCAGTGTCGGCCATCTCCTCCATGTAGCGCTCCTTTGCCTCCAGCGCCTCCTTGGCTTCCTAAGAGGTGGAGGTTGATGGGGACACAGTACAGATGTCTCCTGTGCCCTATCTCACAGAATGCCCAGGCTCTAGCTCCGGGGGAGTTTCCAAGACAGTTTTGGCCCCATGCCTTCCCAACCACCCCCTTCCTCCCGAGTCGCACCTTGCGCGCCTCCTTGAGGCGCCGCTGCAGGTCTGCCTGCTGCTCCTGCATTTTGCTCTTCCATTCTTGCACCTGCTCCAGCTGGATCTTGTGCTTCTCCAGCTCTTTAAGCTTTGCCTTGTCTTCAGCCCGTTTCAGCCGCAGAGTCTCCAGTTTCTCCTCCAGGTCCCGCACCTGGGCCctcagtccctcctcctcctgcaaagGAGAGACCCCTCCTTCTGTACATAGcctacccctcctcctcaccAAGGCTGAGCTCGAGCAGAAAGGACAGGAATATGTGCAAGCATCATTCCAGCCCCAGTGTCAAGAGCAAGTGGCCTATAAACATCTGAGAAGAGACCAAAACATATGGGGAAAGTGTGGAAGAAATGCAAAAGGGAAAGGATTGCTTAGTCGATGGCTGGATACCCAAATGCTATGTCCCCATCCTCTGACCCAAGTCTGGATCTCCCTCAATCCTGGGAAATGTCCACGACCTGCCTGGGGTCTCAGATCCCCCTGTGTCTTGGATCATCTTCACTCCAAGCCCAGTCCTTACCTTGGAGGGGGAAGGAAGTGGGGGGGCTGCTCCAGGAGAGGTGAGGGCCGGTGTGGGGATGATGGGTGCTGCCAGCGGAGTCTGAGCCGGGGTGCTGGGCTCACTGCTGCTCAGCTCACCTGCTGATGCCGAGCCAGAGGGGCCCAGGGAGCTACTGGTTCCAGCCACTCCAGTACTACTGGCTGGGCGGGTGGGCTATTCAGAGAGGGTAGGGGCAAACCAGAAAAAAGAGTAGGTAATAGTGGTGACGAGAGAACAAAAGACAGAATTTGAGAATAcggagaaggaaggagacagaaaaggacaaggcAAAGAGTATCAAAGCACAATGAGAACAGAGTGAAGGGGAGAAGGAAAAtgacacagagtcagagataaTGACAAAGGacgggagggggaggcagggacaggaaaggggaaggaagacatAAGAT
The Saccopteryx bilineata isolate mSacBil1 chromosome 3, mSacBil1_pri_phased_curated, whole genome shotgun sequence DNA segment above includes these coding regions:
- the DCTN1 gene encoding dynactin subunit 1 isoform X1, giving the protein MAQSKRHVYSRTPSGSRMSAEASSRPLRVGSRVEVIGKGHRGTVAYVGATLFATGKWVGVILDEAKGKNDGTVQGKKYFTCDEGHGIFVRQSQIQVFEDGADTTSPETPDSSASKALKREGTDSVAKTSKLRGLKPKKAPTARKTTTRRPKPTRPASSTGVAGTSSSLGPSGSASAGELSSSEPSTPAQTPLAAPIIPTPALTSPGAAPPLPSPSKEEEGLRAQVRDLEEKLETLRLKRAEDKAKLKELEKHKIQLEQVQEWKSKMQEQQADLQRRLKEARKEAKEALEAKERYMEEMADTADAIEMATLDKEMAEERAESLQQEVEVLKERVDELTTDLEILKAEIEEKGSDGAASSYQLKQLEEQNARLKDALVRMRDLSSSEKQEHVKLQKLMEKKNQELEVVRQQRERLQEELSQAESTIDELKEQVDAALGAEEMVEMLTDRNLNLEEKVRELRETVGDLEAMNEMNDELQENARETELELREQLDMAGARVREAQKRVEAAQETVADYQQTIKKYRQLTAHLQDVNRELTNQQEASVERQQQPPPETFDFKIKFAETKAHAKAIEMELRQMEVTQANRHMSLLTAFMPDSFLRPGGDHDCVLVLLLMPRLICKAELIRKQAQEKFDLSENCSERPGLRGAVGEQLSFAAGMVYSLSLLQATLHRYEHALSQCSVDVYKKVGSLYPEMSAHERSLDFLIELLHKDQLDETVNVEPLTKAIKYYQHLYSIHLAEQPEDSTMQLADHIKFTQSALDCMGVEVGRLRAFLQGGQEASDIALLLRDLETSCSDIRQFCKKIRRRMPGTDAPGIPAALAFGPQVSDTLLDCRKHLTWVVAVLQEVAAAAAQLIAPLAENEGLPVAALEELAFKASEQIYGSPSSSPYECLRQSCNILISTMNKLATAMQEGEYDAERPPGKPPPVELRAAALRAEITDAEGLGLKLEDRETVIKELKKSLKIKGEELSEANVRLSLLEKKLDSAAKDADERIEKVQTRLEETQALLRKKEKEFEETMDALQADIDQLEAEKAELKQRLNSQSKRTIEGLRGPTPSGIATLVSGIAGEEQQRGGAPGQAPGSLPGPGLVKDSPLLLQQISAMRLHISQLQHENSILKGAQMKASLAALRPLHVAKLSLPPHEVPGSELAAGALYRKTSQLLETLNQLSTHTHVVDITRSNPAAKSPSAQFLEHVAQLKSLSDTIEKLKDEVLKEVISQHSGATVPTDFATFPSSAFLRAKEEQQDDTVYMGKVTFSCAAGLGQRHRLVLTQEQLHQLHSRLIS
- the DCTN1 gene encoding dynactin subunit 1 isoform X4, with the protein product MSAEASSRPLRVGSRVEVIGKGHRGTVAYVGATLFATGKWVGVILDEAKGKNDGTVQGKKYFTCDEGHGIFVRQSQIQVFEDGADTTSPETPDSSASKALKREGTDSVAKTSKLRGLKPKKAPTARKTTTRRPKPTRPASSTGVAGTSSSLGPSGSASAGELSSSEPSTPAQTPLAAPIIPTPALTSPGAAPPLPSPSKEEEGLRAQVRDLEEKLETLRLKRAEDKAKLKELEKHKIQLEQVQEWKSKMQEQQADLQRRLKEARKEAKEALEAKERYMEEMADTADAIEMATLDKEMAEERAESLQQEVEVLKERVDELTTDLEILKAEIEEKGSDGAASSYQLKQLEEQNARLKDALVRMRDLSSSEKQEHVKLQKLMEKKNQELEVVRQQRERLQEELSQAESTIDELKEQVDAALGAEEMVEMLTDRNLNLEEKVRELRETVGDLEAMNEMNDELQENARETELELREQLDMAGARVREAQKRVEAAQETVADYQQTIKKYRQLTAHLQDVNRELTNQQEASVERQQQPPPETFDFKIKFAETKAHAKAIEMELRQMEVTQANRHMSLLTAFMPDSFLRPGGDHDCVLVLLLMPRLICKAELIRKQAQEKFDLSENCSERPGLRGAVGEQLSFAAGMVYSLSLLQATLHRYEHALSQCSVDVYKKVGSLYPEMSAHERSLDFLIELLHKDQLDETVNVEPLTKAIKYYQHLYSIHLAEQPEDSTMQLADHIKFTQSALDCMGVEVGRLRAFLQGGQEASDIALLLRDLETSCSDIRQFCKKIRRRMPGTDAPGIPAALAFGPQVSDTLLDCRKHLTWVVAVLQEVAAAAAQLIAPLAENEGLPVAALEELAFKASEQIYGSPSSSPYECLRQSCNILISTMNKLATAMQEGEYDAERPPGKPPPVELRAAALRAEITDAEGLGLKLEDRETVIKELKKSLKIKGEELSEANVRLSLLEKKLDSAAKDADERIEKVQTRLEETQALLRKKEKEFEETMDALQADIDQLEAEKAELKQRLNSQSKRTIEGLRGPTPSGIATLVSGIAGEEQQRGGAPGQAPGSLPGPGLVKDSPLLLQQISAMRLHISQLQHENSILKGAQMKASLAALRPLHVAKLSLPPHEVPGSELAAGALYRKTSQLLETLNQLSTHTHVVDITRSNPAAKSPSAQFLEHVAQLKSLSDTIEKLKDEVLKEVISQHSGATVPTDFATFPSSAFLRAKEEQQDDTVYMGKVTFSCAAGLGQRHRLVLTQEQLHQLHSRLIS